One window from the genome of Ananas comosus cultivar F153 linkage group 13, ASM154086v1, whole genome shotgun sequence encodes:
- the LOC109719035 gene encoding psbP domain-containing protein 6, chloroplastic-like yields the protein MATSSPSPIPTLLLSTTIPTTTSSSSSSSSSSSRSPSLPSFTPEPFPISSNPRRPFSEPSPPPPPPPLLGPIATARRRDFVWGLAVSALVAMEPSVSEAREVEVGAYLPPSPSDPGFVVFRASPRDTPALRAGNVEPYEFVLPPTWKQTRVANILSGNYCQPKCAEPWVEVKFEDENQGKVQVVASPLIRLTNKPNAKIEDIGSPEKVIASLGPFVTGNTLDSEELLETSIEKRGDQTYYTYVLETPFASTGSHNLAKATAKGNTVILFVASANDKQWASSQKTLKAILDSFQV from the exons ATGGCGACCTCGTCCCCTTCCCCAATTCCCACCCTCCTCTTATCCACCACAAtccccaccaccacctcctcctcctcctcctcctcctcctcctcttcgcgCTCCCCTTCTCTCCCCTCCTTCACCCCCGAACCCTTCCCCATCTCCTCAAACCCTAGAAGGCCCTTCTCCGaaccctctccgccgccgccgccgccgccgctcctcgggCCGATCGCCACCGCCCGGCGAAGGGATTTTGTGTGGGGGCTCGCGGTGTCCGCGTTGGTTGCGATGGAGCCCTCGGTTTCGGAGGCTCGCGAGGTCGAGGTCGGGGCGTATTTGCCCCCCTCCCCCTCGGACCCCGGCTTCGTCGTGTTCCGCGCCTCGCCGAGGGATACTCCCGCGCTTCGCGCCG GGAATGTGGAACCTTATGAATTCGTACTCCCGCCTACTTGGAAGCAAACAAGAGTTGCCAACATACTATCTGGCAATTATTGTCAGCCGAAGTGCGCTGAGCCGTGGGTTGAGGTGAAATTTGAAGACGAAAATCAAGGCAAGGTTCAGGTGGTCGCTTCTCCGTTAATACGTTTAACTAACAAACCCAACGCAAAAATCGAAGACATTGGAAGCCCTGAGAAGGTTATTGCTTCGCTTGGACCGTTTGTCACTGGAAATACTCTCGACTCTGAGGAGCTTCTTGAGACTTCCATCGAGAAACGTGGTGATCAAACG TATTACACCTATGTGCTCGAGACTCCATTTGCCTCGACGGGCTCTCATAACTTGGCAAAGGCTACTGCTAAGGGAAACACAGTTATTCTATTCGTTGCGAGTGCCAACGACAAACAGTGGGCGTCTTCTCAGAAGACTTTGAAAGCCATTCTAGATTCATTCCAAGTGTAA
- the LOC109719507 gene encoding uncharacterized protein LOC109719507 isoform X2, translated as MAEGKEMESPASCSAAAAAAAAAAEEEKGREGMPVPVDPFLVEALGNPRHRVTVLRMEMDIQRFMKNPDLYQFEFPHFATSYLRRCAHRVAQHYGLQTMSLDNTTDGSGSRVMARKTLDSKFPAICLSEVSAQQPEKEIAEKIKIAIRPRPRSASSQNAAELYNKSGLRTVEERKEEYDKARARIFSGSNSPVEEGSSSPVLAEGRGLFTNRDEQECTKVTDDIEKFTQEGGSRVAIFKDREKDRSDPDYDRSYDRYVRGLMHNQSFSLGACTMVQPPLPQFDARISQFGHLPRNQTPVSYNLPHSAMNPYCAAFGQSESTSKDPVYFQWPNPAMLYANSYEQLRLAQLQAPFYQQLLSFGHPQNC; from the exons ATGGCGGAGGGGAAGGAGATGGAGTCCCCCGCGAGTTGctccgcagcggcggcggcggcggcggcggcggcggaggaggaaaaGGGGAGGGAGGGGATGCCCGTCCCCGTGGATCCGTTCCTCGTCGAGGCGCTTGGAAACCCTAGGCATCGGGTCACTG TACTACGGATGGAGATGGACATTCAGAGATTCATGAAGAACCCCGACCTCTACCAATTTGAATTCCCGCACTTTGCGACATCATATCTTAGGCGCTGTGCCCATCGTGTGGCTCAGCATTACGGGCTACAGACCATGTCCCTGGACAACACTACAGATGGTTCAGGGAGTAGGGTAATGGCAAGGAAGACACTTGATAGTAAGTTCCCTGCCATCTGCTTGTCAGAAGTTTCTGCCCAACAGCCCGAGAAGGAGATTGCAGAGAAAATCAAGATTGCAATTCGTCCAAGGCCAAGAAGTGCTTCCTCGCAAAATGCAGCTGAGCTTTATAATAAAAGTGGACTCCGAACTGTAGAAGAGCGGAAGGAGGAATATGATAAGGCTCGGGCGCGTATCTTTAGTGGCTCTAATAGTCCTGTAGAGGAAGGGTCATCTTCACCTGTTTTAGCTGAAGGAAGAGGCCTTTTTACCAACAGAGATGAGCAGGAATGCACTAAGGTCACCGATGATATTGAAAAGTTCACTCAGGAAGGTGGGTCCAGGGTTGCAATTTTCAAAGACAGGGAAAAGGACCGGAGTGATCCAGATTATGACCGCAGCTATGATAG GTATGTTAGAGGTCTCATGCACAACCAGAGTTTCAGTTTGGGGGCATGCACTATGGTTCAGCCCCCACTTCCACAGTTCGATGCGAGGATCTCTCAATTTGGACACTTGCCGAGGAACCAAACCCCTGTGAGCTACAACCTTCCTCACTCAGCTATGAACCCTTATTGTGCGGCTTTTGGACAAAGTGAGAGTACATCTAAGGATCCCGTCTACTTTCAATGGCCTAACCCAGCTATGTTATACGCAAACTCCTACGAGCAGTTGAGACTCGCACAGCTTCAG GCACCATTTTATCAGCAACTTCTGAGCTTTGGGCATCCTCAGAATTGCTAG
- the LOC109719507 gene encoding uncharacterized protein LOC109719507 isoform X1: MAEGKEMESPASCSAAAAAAAAAAEEEKGREGMPVPVDPFLVEALGNPRHRVTEVVALCIPIPTAVLRMEMDIQRFMKNPDLYQFEFPHFATSYLRRCAHRVAQHYGLQTMSLDNTTDGSGSRVMARKTLDSKFPAICLSEVSAQQPEKEIAEKIKIAIRPRPRSASSQNAAELYNKSGLRTVEERKEEYDKARARIFSGSNSPVEEGSSSPVLAEGRGLFTNRDEQECTKVTDDIEKFTQEGGSRVAIFKDREKDRSDPDYDRSYDRYVRGLMHNQSFSLGACTMVQPPLPQFDARISQFGHLPRNQTPVSYNLPHSAMNPYCAAFGQSESTSKDPVYFQWPNPAMLYANSYEQLRLAQLQAPFYQQLLSFGHPQNC; encoded by the exons ATGGCGGAGGGGAAGGAGATGGAGTCCCCCGCGAGTTGctccgcagcggcggcggcggcggcggcggcggcggaggaggaaaaGGGGAGGGAGGGGATGCCCGTCCCCGTGGATCCGTTCCTCGTCGAGGCGCTTGGAAACCCTAGGCATCGGGTCACTG AAGTGGTTGCCTTATGTATACCTATTCCTACTGCAGTACTACGGATGGAGATGGACATTCAGAGATTCATGAAGAACCCCGACCTCTACCAATTTGAATTCCCGCACTTTGCGACATCATATCTTAGGCGCTGTGCCCATCGTGTGGCTCAGCATTACGGGCTACAGACCATGTCCCTGGACAACACTACAGATGGTTCAGGGAGTAGGGTAATGGCAAGGAAGACACTTGATAGTAAGTTCCCTGCCATCTGCTTGTCAGAAGTTTCTGCCCAACAGCCCGAGAAGGAGATTGCAGAGAAAATCAAGATTGCAATTCGTCCAAGGCCAAGAAGTGCTTCCTCGCAAAATGCAGCTGAGCTTTATAATAAAAGTGGACTCCGAACTGTAGAAGAGCGGAAGGAGGAATATGATAAGGCTCGGGCGCGTATCTTTAGTGGCTCTAATAGTCCTGTAGAGGAAGGGTCATCTTCACCTGTTTTAGCTGAAGGAAGAGGCCTTTTTACCAACAGAGATGAGCAGGAATGCACTAAGGTCACCGATGATATTGAAAAGTTCACTCAGGAAGGTGGGTCCAGGGTTGCAATTTTCAAAGACAGGGAAAAGGACCGGAGTGATCCAGATTATGACCGCAGCTATGATAG GTATGTTAGAGGTCTCATGCACAACCAGAGTTTCAGTTTGGGGGCATGCACTATGGTTCAGCCCCCACTTCCACAGTTCGATGCGAGGATCTCTCAATTTGGACACTTGCCGAGGAACCAAACCCCTGTGAGCTACAACCTTCCTCACTCAGCTATGAACCCTTATTGTGCGGCTTTTGGACAAAGTGAGAGTACATCTAAGGATCCCGTCTACTTTCAATGGCCTAACCCAGCTATGTTATACGCAAACTCCTACGAGCAGTTGAGACTCGCACAGCTTCAG GCACCATTTTATCAGCAACTTCTGAGCTTTGGGCATCCTCAGAATTGCTAG